One genomic region from Streptomyces sp. NBC_01304 encodes:
- a CDS encoding helix-turn-helix transcriptional regulator, with translation MLRAVETRSLSPVFVGRAGELAVLNDALARAAAGEPQALLLGGEAGVGKTRLVEEFLAASCREDAVVVLGGCVEVGADGLPFAPFSTALRALRRQLPDEVAAAAAGQEEELARLLPELGETGANAPGRQGRHDEEGMARLFELTARLLERIAADRTVVIALEDLHWADASTRHLLAYLFRTLRSGRLVVIATYRADDIHRRHPLRPLIAELDRMRTVRRIELARFTRTEVSRQLAGILAAEPEQSLVDRVFDRSDGNAFFVEELACACGDDSAMGLSDSLRDLLLVRVEALPDDAQRVARIVAEGGSAVEYELLAAVSRLAEDDLIEALRAAVGANLLLTTPEGDGYRFRHSLVREAVSDDLLPGERSRLNRRYAQALEQTPTLVRADERAPRLASYWYHAHDAAKALPAVLSAAVEARQRHAYAEQLRLLERAMELWEEAPDDVRGRLRPADYAGAYPPCGCDPETHPLNYLDLMAEACVAGRLAGERERALKTTKRALQSLEEETGEPDSLRMAWFWIQRSRLVSTLGRGNGWDEIAKAQELVRGLPPSAVHADVLTHRASWGMLHDPGPETLAAAEQAVEYARMVGAADIELNARLTRGGLLVDSGDAEAGFAEMYEIRDRVFRHGMVGDLSRIHINLPSNLEGNGRSADAVRVADEGIEFCRKYGLLDTAGWVRANQAESLISVGRWDEAIEAAAEAERITLSIKPRGSASERRARIALFRGDLAASAGHLAAALEHYGSHDPQPQYSLPLNRISIGIAAAEGRVLDARAELQRVLDRGLPAGEQRYHWPLFLAAATAEAEARGLPAAEAGRAETLDRIRAAAKRLVVSAPIWAAHDRWLRAELLRAEGRDTPDDWTEAAHAFAPLGRPYDLARVRRHLAEALLAAGQGEADRTRAAQLLREAKATADRLRARPLAEDIALLAQRARLPLTDATYGSGPRVNGAPAEPAQAALPDPVEEFGLTSRERDVLRLVAAGRSNRQIAEELFISPKTASVHVSNILAKLGVSGRGEAAALSHRLRLFPAERV, from the coding sequence ATGCTCCGTGCTGTGGAGACCAGGTCCCTGAGCCCCGTGTTCGTCGGCCGTGCCGGCGAACTGGCCGTCTTGAACGATGCGCTCGCCCGCGCCGCCGCGGGCGAGCCGCAGGCGTTGCTGCTCGGCGGCGAGGCCGGCGTCGGAAAGACCCGGCTCGTCGAGGAGTTCCTTGCCGCGTCCTGCCGCGAGGACGCCGTGGTGGTGCTCGGCGGCTGTGTCGAAGTGGGGGCCGACGGATTGCCGTTCGCCCCGTTCTCCACCGCTTTGCGTGCTTTGCGGCGTCAGTTGCCGGACGAAGTGGCCGCCGCGGCCGCGGGCCAGGAGGAGGAGCTCGCCCGGCTCCTGCCAGAGCTCGGCGAGACCGGTGCCAACGCCCCGGGCAGACAGGGCCGGCACGACGAGGAGGGCATGGCCCGCCTCTTCGAACTCACCGCCCGCCTCCTGGAGCGCATCGCCGCGGACCGCACCGTGGTGATCGCCCTCGAAGACCTGCACTGGGCCGACGCCTCCACCCGCCACCTCCTCGCCTACCTCTTCCGCACCCTGCGCAGCGGCCGCCTCGTCGTGATCGCCACCTACCGCGCGGACGACATCCACCGCCGCCACCCCCTGCGCCCCCTGATCGCCGAACTCGACCGGATGCGCACGGTCCGCCGCATCGAGCTCGCCCGCTTCACCCGCACGGAAGTAAGCCGCCAACTCGCCGGCATCCTGGCCGCCGAGCCCGAACAGTCCCTGGTGGACCGCGTCTTCGACCGCTCGGACGGCAACGCCTTCTTCGTCGAGGAACTCGCCTGCGCCTGCGGCGACGACAGCGCCATGGGCCTGTCCGACTCGCTGCGCGACCTGCTGCTCGTCCGCGTCGAGGCGCTGCCCGACGACGCCCAGCGAGTGGCGAGGATCGTCGCCGAGGGCGGCTCCGCCGTCGAGTACGAACTCCTCGCCGCCGTCTCCCGGCTCGCCGAGGACGACCTGATCGAGGCCCTGCGCGCGGCCGTCGGCGCCAACCTCCTGCTCACCACCCCCGAGGGCGACGGCTACCGCTTCCGGCACTCCCTGGTACGCGAGGCGGTCAGCGACGACCTGCTCCCCGGCGAGCGCTCCCGGCTCAACCGGCGGTACGCGCAGGCCCTGGAGCAGACCCCCACCCTGGTCCGCGCCGACGAACGCGCACCCCGGCTCGCCAGCTACTGGTACCACGCGCACGACGCGGCCAAGGCCCTGCCCGCCGTCCTGAGCGCGGCGGTCGAGGCCCGGCAGCGGCACGCCTACGCCGAGCAACTGCGCCTCCTGGAGCGCGCGATGGAGCTGTGGGAGGAAGCCCCCGACGACGTACGCGGCCGCCTGCGCCCCGCCGACTACGCGGGCGCCTACCCGCCCTGCGGCTGCGACCCCGAGACCCACCCGCTGAACTACCTCGACCTGATGGCCGAGGCCTGCGTCGCCGGCCGCCTGGCCGGAGAGCGGGAACGCGCCCTGAAGACCACGAAGCGGGCCCTGCAGTCGCTCGAGGAGGAGACGGGGGAGCCCGATTCGCTGCGCATGGCCTGGTTCTGGATCCAGCGCTCCCGTCTGGTGTCGACCCTCGGGCGGGGCAACGGCTGGGACGAGATAGCCAAGGCGCAGGAGCTGGTGCGCGGCCTCCCGCCGTCCGCGGTGCACGCGGATGTGCTCACGCACCGGGCCTCCTGGGGCATGCTGCACGACCCGGGCCCGGAGACGCTGGCCGCGGCCGAGCAGGCCGTGGAGTACGCGCGCATGGTCGGCGCCGCCGACATCGAGCTGAACGCCCGGCTCACCCGGGGCGGGCTCCTCGTCGACTCGGGGGACGCCGAGGCCGGGTTCGCGGAGATGTACGAGATCCGGGATCGCGTCTTCAGGCACGGCATGGTCGGGGACCTGTCCCGCATCCACATCAATCTGCCCTCGAACCTGGAGGGCAACGGCCGCTCCGCGGACGCCGTGCGGGTGGCGGACGAGGGCATCGAATTCTGCCGCAAGTACGGCCTGTTGGACACGGCGGGCTGGGTCCGGGCGAACCAGGCCGAGTCGCTGATCTCCGTCGGCCGCTGGGACGAGGCGATCGAGGCCGCTGCGGAGGCCGAGCGCATCACCCTCAGCATCAAGCCCCGCGGCTCCGCCTCCGAACGGCGGGCCCGGATCGCCCTGTTCCGCGGCGACCTGGCCGCTTCGGCCGGCCATCTGGCCGCGGCCCTCGAGCACTACGGCAGTCACGACCCCCAACCCCAGTACTCCCTCCCCCTGAACCGCATCTCCATCGGGATCGCCGCAGCCGAGGGCCGTGTCCTCGACGCCCGCGCCGAGCTGCAGCGCGTCCTCGACCGGGGCCTGCCGGCCGGTGAACAGCGCTACCACTGGCCCCTGTTCCTCGCCGCCGCCACCGCGGAGGCCGAGGCCCGCGGGCTGCCCGCCGCCGAGGCGGGCCGTGCCGAGACCCTCGACCGGATCCGGGCGGCCGCGAAGCGCCTGGTCGTGTCGGCGCCCATCTGGGCCGCCCACGACCGGTGGCTGCGCGCCGAACTGCTGCGCGCCGAGGGCCGGGACACCCCCGACGACTGGACCGAGGCCGCCCACGCGTTCGCGCCCCTCGGCCGTCCCTACGACCTCGCCCGCGTCCGGCGCCACCTGGCCGAGGCCCTTCTCGCCGCGGGCCAGGGCGAGGCCGACCGCACCCGCGCGGCCCAGCTCCTTCGCGAGGCCAAGGCCACGGCCGACCGCCTGAGAGCCCGCCCGCTGGCCGAGGACATCGCCCTGCTCGCCCAGCGGGCCAGGCTGCCCCTGACCGATGCGACGTACGGCTCCGGCCCTCGGGTGAACGGCGCCCCGGCCGAGCCCGCCCAAGCCGCCCTGCCCGACCCGGTCGAGGAGTTCGGCCTCACCAGCCGGGAGCGGGACGTCCTGCGCCTGGTCGCGGCGGGCCGCAGCAACCGTCAGATCGCGGAGGAGCTCTTCATCTCCCCGAAGACGGCGAGCGTCCACGTGTCCAACATCCTTGCCAAGCTGGGTGTTTCAGGCCGCGGCGAGGCAGCGGCACTGTCCCACCGCCTCCGCCTCTTCCCGGCGGAACGCGTCTGA
- a CDS encoding MMPL family transporter, whose amino-acid sequence MAALARWCVRNRLATVLLWLLALGGVSAAAAVAGSAYSNNYEVPGTESGRATNLLREGFKDLGGDTDTVVWHTSGGTVDEAGVQQTMTRTLDKIAELPGVASVTSPYRAEGAGQISKDRHTAYAAVTFDKPAHDIARADAQRVVDTAQDARADGLQVELGGTAVGLTEAPQGHIAEVVGVVVAAVVLFLAFGSLAASVLPIATALVSVGTAYAGIVLLGHVMTVADFAPMLGMLIGLGVGIDYALFIVTRHRRGLKRGLSVAEAASSAVATTGRAVVFAGATVCIALLGMLILRLSFLNGVAIAASLTVVLTVAASVTLLPALLSFIGTRALSRRERRKLAEHGPQPEPPTGFAARWSAFVERRPKLLGAIALLVMAGLALPTLSLRLGTSDQGNGPTSSTTRQAYDLLADGFGPGVNGPLTLVGEVHGAEDKLALDKLATTLRGTDGVSAVTPVTYDRTGEIGFLTVVPDSAPQSAATSDLVDKLRGEVLPKAASGSSLEVYVGGITAGYDDFAEIIVGKLPLFVGVVIGLGCLLLLLAFRSIGIPLKAAAMNVAAVAAAFGVVVAIFQWGWGSELLGLGRAGPIEPFLPVIMVSVLFGLSMDYQVFLVSRMYEEWLETGDNRRAVRVGLAETSRVINSAAVIMISVFLAFVLSGDRVIAMFGIALAAAVALDAFVLRTLLVPALMHMLGGANWWLPRRLDRWLPRISIEPPECRAGAAVPGQRTGEPEVPAAHLR is encoded by the coding sequence GTGGCCGCACTCGCACGGTGGTGCGTCAGGAACCGCCTTGCCACCGTCCTGCTGTGGCTGCTCGCCCTGGGCGGTGTCAGCGCCGCGGCGGCCGTCGCGGGTTCCGCGTACTCGAACAACTACGAGGTCCCCGGCACCGAGTCGGGCCGCGCCACGAACCTCCTCAGGGAGGGCTTCAAGGACCTCGGCGGCGACACCGACACGGTCGTCTGGCACACCAGCGGCGGCACCGTCGACGAGGCGGGCGTCCAGCAGACGATGACCCGCACCCTCGACAAGATCGCCGAGCTGCCCGGAGTGGCCTCCGTCACCAGCCCCTATCGCGCCGAGGGCGCCGGCCAGATCAGCAAGGACCGGCACACCGCCTACGCCGCCGTCACCTTCGACAAGCCCGCCCACGACATCGCCAGGGCCGACGCCCAGCGCGTCGTGGACACCGCGCAGGACGCGCGGGCCGACGGCCTCCAGGTCGAACTGGGCGGCACCGCCGTAGGGCTCACCGAGGCGCCGCAGGGGCACATCGCCGAGGTCGTCGGCGTGGTCGTCGCGGCCGTCGTGCTCTTCCTCGCCTTCGGCTCCCTCGCGGCCAGTGTGCTGCCGATCGCGACCGCCCTGGTCAGCGTCGGCACCGCCTATGCGGGCATCGTGCTGCTCGGGCATGTCATGACGGTCGCCGACTTCGCGCCGATGCTGGGCATGCTGATCGGGCTCGGCGTCGGCATCGACTACGCGCTGTTCATCGTGACCCGGCACCGCCGCGGACTGAAGCGTGGCCTGTCCGTGGCCGAGGCGGCTTCGAGCGCCGTCGCCACCACCGGCCGCGCCGTCGTCTTCGCGGGCGCCACCGTGTGCATAGCCCTGCTCGGCATGCTGATCCTGCGCCTGAGCTTCCTCAACGGGGTCGCGATCGCCGCCTCGCTGACCGTGGTGCTCACGGTCGCCGCCTCGGTGACGCTGCTGCCCGCCCTGCTGTCCTTCATCGGCACGCGCGCGTTGTCGCGAAGGGAGCGCCGCAAGCTCGCCGAACACGGACCGCAGCCCGAGCCGCCCACCGGCTTCGCCGCCCGCTGGTCGGCCTTCGTCGAGCGCCGCCCCAAGCTGCTCGGCGCGATCGCTCTGCTGGTGATGGCGGGGCTTGCCCTGCCCACGCTCTCGCTCCGGCTCGGCACGTCCGACCAGGGCAACGGCCCCACCTCGTCGACCACGCGACAGGCGTACGACCTCCTTGCCGACGGTTTCGGGCCCGGCGTGAACGGCCCGCTCACCCTGGTCGGCGAGGTGCACGGCGCCGAGGACAAGCTCGCGCTCGACAAGCTCGCCACCACCCTTCGCGGCACGGACGGCGTCTCGGCCGTGACCCCGGTGACGTACGACCGAACCGGCGAGATCGGTTTCCTCACCGTCGTACCGGACTCGGCCCCGCAGTCGGCCGCCACCAGCGACCTGGTCGACAAGCTGCGCGGCGAGGTGCTGCCGAAGGCCGCATCAGGGTCCTCGCTCGAGGTGTACGTCGGTGGCATCACGGCCGGCTATGACGACTTCGCCGAGATCATCGTCGGCAAGCTCCCGCTGTTCGTGGGCGTCGTGATCGGCCTCGGCTGTCTGCTGCTCCTGCTCGCCTTCCGCTCGATCGGCATACCCCTCAAGGCCGCCGCGATGAACGTCGCCGCGGTCGCCGCCGCCTTCGGGGTCGTCGTCGCGATCTTCCAGTGGGGCTGGGGGAGCGAGCTGCTCGGCCTCGGCCGGGCGGGCCCGATCGAGCCCTTCCTGCCCGTGATCATGGTGTCGGTGCTGTTCGGGCTCTCGATGGACTACCAGGTCTTCCTGGTCAGCCGCATGTACGAGGAGTGGCTGGAGACCGGTGACAACCGGCGGGCCGTCCGGGTCGGGCTCGCCGAGACCAGCCGCGTGATCAACTCCGCGGCGGTGATCATGATTTCGGTCTTCCTCGCCTTCGTGCTCAGCGGGGACCGGGTGATCGCGATGTTCGGCATCGCGCTCGCCGCCGCCGTCGCCCTGGACGCTTTCGTCCTGCGTACGTTGCTGGTGCCGGCCCTGATGCACATGCTGGGCGGCGCCAACTGGTGGCTGCCGCGCCGGCTCGACCGCTGGCTGCCGCGCATCAGCATCGAGCCGCCGGAGTGCCGGGCGGGGGCTGCGGTGCCCGGGCAGCGTACGGGGGAGCCGGAGGTTCCGGCGGCCCACCTCCGTTAG
- a CDS encoding phosphocholine-specific phospholipase C has protein sequence MATGRSDVAPEISRRRLLALGGGALGVATAGSLLPPSLQDALAAEPPRGGLRAIKHVVILMQENRSFDHYFGALRGVRGFGDRNAISQPDGKSVFEQPVLLNTVLPFPVRGAAETQQKDLQYIGALDHSWSGGAKAWNNGWMNNWISAKSAATMAYYTREDIPLHYELADTFTICDAYHSSIHTSTSPNRNHLWSGKTGYEANGNRAVGNDAYDEGSHPGYDWGTYAERLEKAGRSWKTYTEWENFTDNQIEFFTTFKALARKALAKTGTGGTAPYTYMEAFYAKVRDTADEAERTRLLGLLEEGVKSLTDGERSLFERALRRVPTGKLADEFAADVASGELPAVSYLVPSAIDSEHPGTSSPIHSATLVYKVLDALASHPEVWRHTAVFINYDENDGFFDHVPPPVPPAGEADEHWQGLPTGLGIRVPMLVVSPWTVGGYVTSEVFDHTSVIRFLEKWTGIKEPNIGAWRRKVTGDLTGAFDFTRGRPQPEVEQPGTIPPFSGRWQPLPPLKQSMPEQEPGRRRARELPYQADAYGAVKGGTFRLSLLNTGRSSAHFALYPYAGEYAAPQHTDVRGKAQWDVPLTSSAYRFTVTGPNGFRREFAGTAAGKAALSTHLDARAREVRLTLRNTGNSPLTFTLKSLAYADTKPRTVTVQPGKGRTVVHRAAKAHGWYDLEVVADGDKEFRRRLMGHIENGRPSVSG, from the coding sequence ATGGCGACTGGGAGGTCGGACGTGGCTCCGGAGATTTCACGCAGACGGTTGCTCGCGCTCGGCGGCGGCGCGCTGGGCGTCGCCACGGCGGGCTCGCTGCTGCCGCCCTCGCTGCAGGACGCGCTCGCCGCCGAACCGCCGCGGGGCGGGCTGCGCGCCATCAAGCACGTGGTGATCCTCATGCAGGAGAACCGGTCCTTCGACCACTACTTCGGCGCCCTGCGCGGCGTACGCGGCTTCGGCGACCGCAACGCGATCAGCCAGCCCGACGGCAAGTCGGTCTTCGAGCAGCCGGTGCTCCTGAACACGGTGCTGCCCTTCCCGGTGCGCGGCGCGGCCGAGACGCAGCAGAAGGACCTGCAGTACATCGGCGCCCTCGACCACTCCTGGTCGGGCGGCGCCAAGGCCTGGAACAACGGCTGGATGAACAACTGGATCTCCGCCAAGTCCGCGGCCACGATGGCGTATTACACGCGCGAGGACATCCCGCTGCACTACGAGCTCGCGGACACCTTCACCATCTGCGACGCGTACCACTCGTCCATCCATACGTCGACGAGTCCCAACCGCAACCACTTGTGGAGCGGCAAGACCGGCTACGAGGCGAATGGCAACCGCGCGGTGGGCAATGACGCCTACGACGAGGGCAGTCACCCCGGATACGACTGGGGGACGTACGCCGAGCGCCTGGAGAAGGCGGGGCGCAGCTGGAAGACGTACACCGAGTGGGAGAACTTCACCGACAACCAGATCGAGTTCTTCACGACCTTCAAGGCCCTCGCGCGCAAGGCGCTCGCGAAGACCGGGACCGGGGGCACGGCCCCGTACACGTACATGGAGGCCTTCTACGCCAAGGTGCGCGACACTGCCGATGAGGCGGAGCGGACCAGGCTGCTCGGGCTCCTGGAGGAGGGCGTCAAGTCGCTGACGGACGGCGAGCGTTCGCTGTTCGAGCGGGCGCTGCGGCGGGTCCCGACGGGCAAACTGGCGGACGAGTTCGCGGCCGACGTGGCCTCCGGGGAACTGCCCGCGGTGTCCTATCTGGTGCCTTCGGCGATCGACTCCGAACACCCGGGCACCTCCTCGCCGATCCACAGCGCGACGCTCGTCTACAAGGTCCTCGACGCGCTCGCCTCGCACCCCGAGGTGTGGCGGCACACCGCCGTCTTCATCAACTACGACGAGAACGACGGCTTCTTCGACCACGTCCCGCCGCCCGTGCCGCCCGCAGGCGAGGCCGACGAGCACTGGCAGGGGCTGCCCACCGGGCTCGGGATCCGGGTTCCGATGCTGGTCGTCTCCCCGTGGACGGTCGGCGGGTACGTCACCTCCGAGGTCTTCGACCACACCTCGGTGATCCGCTTCCTGGAGAAGTGGACGGGCATCAAGGAGCCGAACATCGGCGCCTGGCGTCGCAAGGTCACCGGCGACCTCACCGGCGCCTTCGACTTCACGCGCGGCCGCCCGCAGCCGGAGGTCGAGCAGCCGGGCACCATCCCGCCGTTCTCGGGGCGCTGGCAGCCCCTGCCGCCGCTCAAGCAGTCGATGCCGGAGCAGGAGCCGGGGCGGCGGCGGGCGAGGGAGCTGCCCTATCAGGCGGATGCGTACGGGGCCGTGAAGGGCGGCACCTTCCGGCTGTCCCTGCTGAACACCGGGCGGTCGAGCGCGCACTTCGCGCTCTATCCGTACGCGGGGGAGTACGCGGCCCCGCAGCACACCGATGTAAGGGGCAAGGCGCAATGGGACGTGCCCCTTACCTCGAGTGCCTACAGGTTCACCGTCACCGGGCCGAACGGCTTCCGCCGCGAATTCGCCGGCACGGCCGCGGGCAAGGCCGCCCTGTCGACACACCTCGACGCACGCGCGCGTGAAGTCCGCCTCACGTTGCGCAACACAGGCAACAGCCCGCTGACCTTCACGCTGAAGTCCCTCGCGTACGCCGACACCAAGCCCCGCACCGTCACCGTGCAGCCGGGCAAGGGCCGGACCGTCGTGCACCGGGCCGCGAAGGCGCACGGCTGGTACGACCTGGAGGTGGTGGCCGACGGGGACAAGGAGTTCCGGCGCCGCCTGATGGGGCACATCGAGAACGGCCGGCCGAGCGTCTCCGGCTGA
- the gatB gene encoding Asp-tRNA(Asn)/Glu-tRNA(Gln) amidotransferase subunit GatB, whose translation MTTTTDLVSYEDALATYDPVMGLEVHVELGTKTKMFCGCSTELKQDANSQTCPTCLGLPGALPVVNEIGVESAIKIGLALNCEIAEWCRFARKNYFYPDMPKNFQTSQYDEPIAFNGYLDVQLEDGEIFRVEIERAHMEEDTGKSTHVGGATGRIHGASHSLLDYNRAGIPLIEIVTKPIEGAGERAPEVAKAYVAELREVIKALDVSEARMDKGQMRCDVNLSLRPHGREQFGTRSETKNVNSLRSVERAARFEIQRHAAVLNGGGTIIQETRHFHEEDGSTTSGRIKDNAEDYRYFPEPDLVPVAPARAWVEELRGGLPEMPRVRRNRLREEWGVSEHDMQSILNAGAVDPIVATIEAGADSVAARKWWMGELARNANESGKALEELDITPAQVARVCELVTSGDLNDKLARQVIDGVLKGEGTPDEVVEKRGLKVVSDEGALTAAVDEAIAGNPGVADKIRGGKVAAVGALVGAVMKATRGQADAARVKELILEKLGVEG comes from the coding sequence GTGACCACCACGACTGACCTGGTGTCGTACGAGGACGCTCTCGCGACGTACGACCCCGTCATGGGCCTCGAGGTCCATGTCGAACTCGGCACCAAGACCAAGATGTTCTGCGGCTGCTCCACCGAGCTCAAGCAGGACGCCAACTCCCAGACCTGCCCGACCTGTCTCGGCCTCCCCGGCGCGCTGCCGGTCGTGAACGAGATCGGCGTCGAGTCGGCCATCAAGATCGGCCTCGCGCTCAACTGCGAGATCGCCGAGTGGTGCCGTTTTGCCCGGAAGAACTACTTCTATCCGGACATGCCGAAGAACTTCCAGACCTCCCAGTACGACGAGCCGATCGCCTTCAACGGCTATCTGGACGTCCAGCTGGAGGACGGCGAGATCTTCCGCGTGGAGATCGAGCGCGCCCACATGGAGGAGGACACCGGCAAGTCCACGCACGTCGGTGGCGCGACGGGCCGTATCCACGGCGCCTCGCACTCGCTCCTGGACTACAACCGCGCCGGCATCCCGCTGATCGAGATCGTCACCAAGCCGATCGAGGGTGCGGGCGAGCGTGCTCCCGAGGTCGCGAAGGCGTACGTCGCCGAGCTGCGCGAGGTCATCAAGGCGCTCGACGTGTCCGAGGCCCGGATGGACAAGGGCCAGATGCGCTGCGACGTGAACCTGTCGCTGCGGCCGCACGGGCGCGAGCAGTTCGGCACCCGCAGCGAGACGAAGAACGTCAACTCGCTGCGTTCCGTCGAGCGTGCCGCCCGCTTCGAGATCCAGCGGCATGCCGCTGTCCTCAACGGCGGCGGCACGATCATTCAGGAGACCCGTCACTTCCACGAGGAAGACGGCTCCACGACGTCCGGCCGCATCAAGGACAACGCCGAGGACTACCGTTACTTCCCCGAGCCGGACCTGGTGCCGGTGGCCCCCGCGCGCGCGTGGGTCGAGGAACTGCGCGGCGGTCTCCCGGAGATGCCGCGCGTGCGCCGCAACCGGCTCCGCGAGGAGTGGGGCGTCAGCGAGCACGACATGCAGTCGATCCTCAACGCGGGCGCGGTCGACCCGATCGTCGCGACGATCGAGGCCGGCGCCGACTCCGTCGCGGCCCGCAAGTGGTGGATGGGCGAACTGGCCCGTAACGCCAACGAGTCGGGCAAGGCCCTGGAAGAGCTCGACATCACCCCGGCGCAGGTCGCCCGGGTCTGCGAGCTCGTCACCTCCGGCGACCTCAACGACAAGCTGGCCCGCCAGGTCATCGACGGCGTCCTCAAGGGCGAGGGCACCCCGGACGAGGTCGTCGAGAAGCGCGGCCTGAAGGTCGTCTCGGACGAGGGCGCGCTCACCGCCGCCGTCGACGAGGCCATCGCGGGCAACCCGGGCGTCGCGGACAAGATCCGCGGCGGCAAGGTGGCCGCGGTCGGCGCCCTGGTCGGCGCGGTCATGAAGGCGACCCGGGGTCAGGCGGACGCCGCGCGCGTCAAGGAGCTGATCCTGGAGAAGCTGGGCGTCGAGGGCTGA
- the gatA gene encoding Asp-tRNA(Asn)/Glu-tRNA(Gln) amidotransferase subunit GatA — MTESNVNIIKLTAAEIASKIASGELTAVEVTEAHLARIEAVDEKVHAFLHVDREGALAQARAVDAKREAGEKLGPLAGVPLALKDIFTTEGVPTTVGSKILEGWIPPYDATVTKRLKAADVVILGKTNMDEFAMGSSTENSAYGPTGNPWDLTRIPGGSGGGSSAALASYEAPLAIGTDTGGSIRQPAAVTGTVGVKPTYGGVSRYGMVAFSSSLDQGGPCARTVLDAALLHEVIAGHDELDSTSIDAPVPPVVEAARNGSVQGMRVGVVKQFRGEGYQAGVVQRFDESVELLKSLGAEIVELDCPTFDLALSAYYLIAPSECSSNLARFDAMRYGLRVGDDGTKSAEDVTALTREAGFGDEVKRRIILGTYALSSGYYDAYYGSAQKVRTLITREFEAAFEQVDVIVSPTTPTTAFPIGERADDPMAMYLADLCTIPTNLAGNSAMSLPCGLAPEDGLPVGLQIIAPAMKDDRLYKVGAAVEAAFVEKWGHPLLEEAPSL, encoded by the coding sequence ATGACGGAGAGCAACGTCAACATCATCAAGCTCACGGCTGCCGAGATCGCCTCGAAGATCGCCTCCGGCGAGCTCACCGCGGTCGAGGTCACCGAGGCCCACCTGGCCCGCATCGAGGCCGTCGACGAGAAGGTGCACGCCTTCTTGCACGTGGACAGGGAAGGCGCTCTCGCGCAGGCCCGCGCGGTCGACGCCAAGCGGGAAGCCGGCGAGAAGCTCGGCCCGCTGGCCGGCGTGCCGCTCGCGCTGAAGGACATCTTCACCACCGAGGGCGTACCGACCACGGTCGGTTCCAAGATCCTCGAGGGCTGGATCCCGCCGTACGACGCCACCGTCACCAAGCGCCTCAAGGCCGCCGACGTGGTCATCCTCGGCAAGACCAACATGGACGAGTTCGCCATGGGGTCCAGCACCGAGAACAGCGCGTACGGGCCGACGGGCAACCCGTGGGACCTCACCCGCATCCCCGGTGGATCGGGTGGTGGCTCCAGCGCCGCCCTCGCCTCCTACGAGGCCCCGCTCGCCATCGGCACGGACACCGGCGGATCGATCCGCCAGCCCGCGGCCGTCACCGGCACGGTCGGCGTCAAGCCGACCTACGGCGGCGTCTCCCGCTACGGCATGGTCGCCTTCTCCAGCTCCCTAGACCAGGGCGGCCCCTGCGCCCGTACGGTCCTGGACGCGGCCCTCCTGCACGAGGTCATCGCCGGGCACGACGAGCTCGACTCGACGTCCATCGACGCCCCGGTCCCGCCGGTCGTCGAGGCCGCGCGCAACGGCAGCGTGCAGGGCATGCGCGTCGGCGTCGTCAAGCAGTTCCGCGGCGAGGGCTACCAGGCCGGCGTCGTCCAGCGCTTCGACGAGTCGGTCGAGCTCCTGAAGTCGCTCGGCGCCGAGATCGTCGAGCTGGACTGCCCGACCTTCGACCTGGCGCTGTCCGCGTACTACCTGATCGCGCCCTCCGAGTGCTCGTCCAACCTGGCCCGCTTCGACGCCATGCGTTACGGCCTGCGGGTCGGCGACGACGGCACGAAGTCCGCCGAGGACGTCACCGCGCTCACCCGCGAGGCCGGCTTCGGCGACGAGGTCAAGCGCCGCATCATCCTCGGTACGTACGCCCTGAGCTCCGGCTACTACGACGCGTACTACGGAAGCGCCCAGAAGGTCCGCACGCTCATCACCCGCGAGTTCGAGGCGGCCTTCGAGCAGGTCGACGTGATCGTCTCCCCGACGACGCCGACCACCGCCTTCCCGATCGGCGAGCGCGCCGACGACCCGATGGCGATGTACCTCGCGGACCTGTGCACCATCCCGACCAACCTGGCGGGCAACTCCGCCATGTCGCTGCCCTGCGGCCTCGCGCCGGAGGACGGCCTGCCGGTCGGCCTGCAGATCATCGCCCCCGCCATGAAGGACGACCGCCTGTACAAGGTGGGCGCTGCCGTCGAGGCCGCCTTCGTGGAAAAGTGGGGCCACCCGCTGCTTGAGGAGGCTCCGTCGCTGTGA
- the gatC gene encoding Asp-tRNA(Asn)/Glu-tRNA(Gln) amidotransferase subunit GatC, with product MPGITREEVAHLARLARLELKDEELDHFAGQLDDIIGAVARVSEVADQDVPPTSHPLPLTNVMRKDEVRPSLTPEQALSGAPAQEQQRFKVPQILGED from the coding sequence ATGCCTGGCATCACGCGCGAGGAGGTCGCCCACCTCGCCCGGCTGGCGCGTCTGGAGCTGAAGGACGAAGAGCTCGACCACTTCGCCGGACAGCTCGACGACATCATCGGCGCGGTAGCCCGCGTGTCCGAGGTCGCCGACCAAGACGTACCGCCTACTTCGCACCCGCTGCCGCTGACGAACGTCATGCGCAAGGACGAGGTCCGTCCGTCGCTCACCCCCGAGCAGGCGCTCTCCGGCGCCCCGGCCCAGGAGCAGCAGCGTTTCAAGGTGCCGCAGATCCTGGGGGAGGACTAA